ATGCCAATCCCCTGGCAATACCCACGCATATCTTGTGTCTTGTCCACCAATCCAACTTTAACTGAAATTCTTTAGGACCTTCAATTGTATCAGAAGACATCAAAGCTGCTTTACTGCCATGTCATTAACTGAAGTCAATGAAGCACAATGTGATAtcaaattaccaaataaagcGCGAGCAAGACTGTTATTTTCCATGTACTCATAAACCAGCAAAAGTTGATTTCCTTCAATGCAGCATCCATAGAGTTTCACAAGATGTGGATGCTGAAGAGCAGAAATCGTCCCAATCTCAGTCAGGAACTCATTATTTCCTTGTTGTGAATTGGATGAAAGCTGCTTCACTGCTATAGTGGCGCCATCTGACAGAAAACCCTGCAATTCAACTTTGGCATCACATCTatgttgtgaaaattgagtTACAGTGAATGCTGCTTTCTACATATCTTCTCTCTTGGGAATTAGGGGAATTTGGTTAGCCAATTTTCCAGCATACCTTGTATACAGAACCAAAACCACCTTCTCCTATCTTATTGGCAGCGTCAAAATTGTTTGTGGCAGCTTTAATCTGTCACAAGGTAAATAAACCAATTTGCAACGCTAGACCCTTCAAATCTGCAACATGTTTTGGAACTTCTATGAAGTTGGAAAAGTCAACAGTTAAAGTATGTAATCCACTATCTAACAAAGACGTATCAATTCCTTCTCAATATTCCAGAAAACCTTTTTGTGACTTATTGGTCTGAGCAAGTTCAGTACAGAATAGCTTAGCATcttgaaaattatttctagGAAAGTCTGGCATCAGTTGGCAGTGTgtatttttgaaaagtaaaatgagATTGTCCCCAGGGTATTTAATagtgaaggaaaataaaaatcatacaGAGAACCCCCTTGGAAATGTAGGGTATGGTTTGTATGTTTTAATTTCTCATGCAAATTAAGTTCTGGCAGCTATTTTTGGTGTCTTGAAACGTAGACTTTGTGTGTATACACACACAGACACACATCTGAGAAACAATCTACCGTCTCTCCCTATAACTATCTATTCCTTCATTTTTCggatttctaaataaaaatttagttcGTTAAGCAAACCAAATGGTTCTATGACACTTTAGCTGTATATCGCCTAATAATAATCTTTGGTTTTTTGCATCGAATCAACTTCCCTATGGAATGCACCAATGTCATGCATCAACAGTTTTATGGGAACTGTAAATCTAGATGGAGCATTAATGATCCATTGTCATTACACTTTCCCCAACCAGgaaagtaagaagaagaagaagtatcaTGTGCCAACAGTTTGACAGGACAACTGTGCGATTTAgctgaaatataaatgaagCAATGTGACTATCCTCCCTCTCCACCAGAATACAGAAGGGGGAAAATGTATTCAGAGTGCATAACATTCTCATATTTCTTGACAAATACACGTGGACTAAATAGCGGAGATTCCAGGTAAGCAACTACCTTGTGCCATTTTTTCTTTACATCCAAGGCACCCTCTCCACCAAAGGATAACCAGGATAAGGAAAACCACAAAAACTATAGCAGCCAGAATCCCAGCCACTGTGCCAGCAGATATGCTGGCCGGGGGATCAAAGCCTGCAatgaagaaagaacaaacaaatatttAACCAAAACTGTTCAGTTAAATGGGGTAGACATAAATGCAGAAAAATATCTGTAGCTTCTCGTTGAACACAAAGAAATTGATGGAGAAAACAATAATTGAGAATTAAGATGACATAAAACAGCCCAGAGTACTCCACAGAAACTATCAGATAAATAAGCACGGGAAGATATCATCTATGGAACATGTAATACAAAAtacaaagggaaaaacaaaaaaaaaaaaaaaaaaaaattctactctTCATTCTCAAGGCTGTACTGTATTATACAGGCACAGTGGTCGTAATCTATATGAACAAGGCTATCAATTCGTAGTCAAATGGAAGGATTAAAGATACATAGAGAAAACACGCTCAGATAGAAAGAACACAAAGCAACCTATAACCAATTTTCAACTCTAAGAGAATAATAATAAACCCTGGTCAGCTATTGTGCGTAATTGACTTGATCTATAGTGACATATGCCAATGGCCTGAATCCAACAgtaagcatttgcaaccaaaccaAGTAACTGAATAGCCTATTGATGACTTCTGGTGCAAGAAAAAATATAGGTATTCTTTTCAACATGAATAAGAGTAACTTTCTCAACAGAGAAGCACCGAGTGAAACATGGAAGAATCCATCTGTGTACCAGGGTAGACAGAGATTGCAGATATAAGAGGACCATAGACTCCTCCATCAGGTATAGCAGCGGTTCCTTTCCCAGCCCAATAGAAGCGTATCTCCAGAGTGCCCTTGGTCACGATGGCAGCAAAATTTCTCATGACCTCCTTTCCAACTCCACCTGCTTCAATCTCAATGTTGAAATCTTTCCACACCAATTTCCCCTGAAATAATATTTCATCAGATTCAAGTTGAGTGTCTCCACACTGAACAAGGTAAAACTTTTAGTCTCCATAGAATGTACAAATTGTGAAAAAATCATGATTTGCAAGTAAGAGATATTTGGATAAACTTCCCAACCATAACATATTGAATGCTTTATGTGCTTTATATATAAGAACCAGCACTCCATAATGCTCCGATTTACCtgtatataaatattaaaagctCTCCTTCCAAGGCTTTGATAACTTTTGTTGCCCGTGAACATTATCTCCGCAAAATGAAGGGTTACATTGTAGGGCCCATCCATCAGAAAAAAACCGTAATAAGTTAGAGAGATGGTAGAATGTCGTGCTTCCATGTAAAGTTGGGCATTATTCATGGACAGTGTGGATGTGTTTTTAACTTCATTGCCAACTGCAGCGATATCGTCATTGGCGAAGTAACTAGTGCTACTGTAGGCCCAGTAATCACTCCTGAAGAAACTTGAAGGTGTAGCCACCTGTGAGTCATCTTCATATGTGGTGCCCCTTACTTTTGCTTTGCTCCCACCGCAATTTATGAAGAGGTTATACCGACCTGGATGGAGTAAAGAAGCAGCCACAGAAAATTCAGTTTCTTCTATTTGTTAATATGGAGTGGACTTTCCAGATACACTAAATAAGCTAGCATTCACTCATTGGAAAATTACATAGAAACTCCCGAGTTATGAGCAACCCATTATTTCATGCAGGtagcttttgaaattgttcGGGTAATTATGCATCAACCATCAAAGATTGACACAATAGCCAAGAGGAGAGTTGACAAGGAGATAAATTTGATGAGAAATTACACAGAGACTAAGATGCAATATTAGAATCTAATGATAATGATAGGATGTGTtagaataatttaaatataaaatcatgCATTCATATAACAGTTTAAGTTTTAAAAACAGTTGGCTGTGATCTTATAAAATCTCATATGGTATCAAAGCTGGATttcatgagttcaaatcttttgaagCCTCATTTGCCTCcctaattaaatatgtccacacttcatctaatagcttaaacttttagaacagttagtTGCAGTCCCACAAAATTTCATAGGATATACAGcacattaatttattttttatacaaCAATGACTCTGCAGCATATTAACTTACTTTTTGCACAACGTTGACTCTGCAAACATGAGACAAGTCCACTTGTGGCAGAATATGAAGTTCTGAGCAAGTCAGCAAAGATTTTACTGttataatcatcatcattcttAATGAAGTTCAATGCTAAGTACATAATCAATAAAAATGCGGGTCCTTAGAAATCCAAGTCTCTCGTTGAAAAGTTAATCGCAAACATACGCATTCTCAACCTCGGAGCTTGCGAACAAGTTGCTgtagagaaaagacaaaatcaacATTCAGCAGAGAAATGGAAATATTATACACAAACAGGATATAAGTTACTCAATAAGTGCACATTTGAGGGGAGCCCTAGACTGACTGAAGGAAGTAGGACATACACAAATCGTTTATGACATTCTGAGCCTCCAGCAGTGAAGTTGTTGTATGACAAATCACTACACAGAGAAACAGTCAACCAtttccaaaatctcatcaatttgaagaatacACTGAAAGTCATTccatcaaatgattttttttttttttaataattccaCCAAATGATTAGTATGTACAAAAATGCAGGCAAATTGCAAAATATGGACAGGTAAGGCAAGATGAAAGGCAAAAACATCAcaagatgatgaaattgaaattttattcctACTGAAAATATCTTATCTTAGAATATGAAAAGGAGAAAGACTAACTGAAATAAACGGAGACTTTAAAACTATTTATAGTGtataaaaacaattttactcAGTAACAGTACCACAGTCATGATGTCTAAGGCAAAGAGGCTTAAATAGAACTGTGATTCCACCTACTACTACGTCACATCTTCTAATAAGAAATTATCCAGACCACATTTATCTGTTTAAACTACCTCACAAGAGCTTCATTCCTACACCGATAAGATAATATCAACTTCTCCTAAGTATACTCATTTTGGTTGTAGAGTTTCTCAAATACACAAACCCATAAAAACATTGTTATCAGCAAGAAATAGCCCAAGCAACTAATCATATACTGCAGGTGATACGTTAGACAAACTTTCAAAGAGGATTAATAGGAGGTAAAAAATTTCAGAACATAATTTTAATCATTCCAATAGGTCTGAAAATGATCTACAGCTGGGAATGGCTTTTTGTATAGGGGAAAATGGAGCTAACTAGGCACTTCCAAGAAAATCCACTTTATATTCtttcatgcatatcatacaGTTCAGCCTCTTTTGTTACATACATGCATCCAATTAACAGATCCCAACAAGGAGAAAGGTACTTATGATGTTTCCATTTATCTCCAAAGGCTACTAACCATAAAGATGCAAGATGTGAATGCATAATTGCTTGGTACAGAGCAAGATTAGCCAGGTAAAGCTACAAGCAAATTCATGATTAAACAAGATATTTCCTTCAGGCAGCGAAGCTTACACATTTTTTCCTCTCACCAGGATCCAATCAGGGACTTCTCCAGTCAACTGGTTTCCAGTTAGATACCTAAACAAGATTATTTGAATGAGTCAGCTCCCCATGTACTTTATACACTCTAActgaaaattcttttaagaCTTATACCTCAAAAATGCATTATTTAGCAGATTATTAGCATTTGTTTACTAGTGGTGTAGAAAAAAATCAGTTCAAGTCATGATAACAATATAGAGCTTTCAGCTGGAGATGaaagattaaggaaatcaatgACAGAGGAAAACCCTGATCCCTGCGAAACTTGGAGTGCCTGGAGAAAGATTACCATAACAGTAGTACACAAAGCTGGACTAGTGAAGGGTAGCTCCAAATTAGCTTATCAACTATTTCCTCGTGATCATGTTTTGGTCCTTCTaagacataaaaataaataattaaagaagACGTGCCATTGTCAAGCTTCAATCGTTGGGCAGAAAGATGAAAACCAATGTTAAACAGTCCAAGAAGCTTAGGACTACAGTTTCTCATCATTCTCATAACTAGGGATAAGATACCAAGGTCCTCCACAGACCTTCTAAATAGCACTTAAGAGCTGCACTCACCAAACTTCTAGAGCCATTGTTGTGGAAAGAACCAAGTAGAAAGCCTAAGGACTTTTGCTATATTTAATCTCCTATACATCATAAAATAGGCACACAAGACATGCATTGAGTACAGAAATATACAACTGTCAAACACTAAAGTATCACTGATCCATTTAACTCTTCCAGCGTAAACAACTTTTTGAAACTTGCGAATCATGCgaagaaattatcaaaagggCTGCTCTTTAACCAACAGAATATCAACGATCTACACCTGCTCCATGACTAAAGTCCCACCAAAATAATTACTTGACAATAATCATAAATTCTTAACCGAATTCATTACAAAATTTGGATGGTGAAGTAATAAGCATTCACGACCTGAGGACTTTGaaagttaaaaaatgaatatgttATCATGGTCTAAGTTCTATTGATAGCTCAACTACTTTATGGTAAAAGTTGCCTGTAGCTTGACCACTAGAACAACTTGAGACTTTAGATTCTCccacaaaatatgaaaagaagcCTAAGTTCAGCATCAAAGTACTTACATATATTCTACATTTTCCAGGCTGCTGTAGGATCTAGGGATTTCGCCACTCAGTTTGTTGAAGCTGAGGTCTCTGCAAAGCAAGTTTATGTGaatatatattgagaagataCTTTTAAGTGACTCCCTCAGGACACTCTTTGAGCATACTTCAGATGATTGTACAAACACAGACAACATCAATGAACATACAAAGTCCAGCTCAGATGTTTAGACATACAGGTCAACTGTCTAGTGCCTAAGCTTTCTACTAGACATTCATCTCCAGAGGCATTCATTGCCTAAATCCAAGTTTCAAGTTGGTCACATGCTATAAGTATACAAAACTGCTGTAAATCaaatttacaaaagaggaacaaaCATTTCATTAACTAAGGATCCGAACTTGAGCACCAAGGACCTGCACACGGCCTTCGCGGACTCAACCTAAGTGCTGGGGACTAGGGCTTGAGTGTCAAAGACCCAAGCACTGCTTTTATGTACATGGGGTCGGGTAATGGGGCATTGGGCCTTGGCACTAGGGCTTCGGGCCCAGTCTCGATGGACTAGGCCCAGGCGCTGAGGACCTAGTCCTGAACGCTGAGGACCAAGAACCAGGCGTTGGGGTTCCCATGTCCAAGTAAAAGAGTTGCGGGTCCAAGCACCGATACCACCTCAtagtttgaaaaatgttttccgactttttcaaaagaggaaatcatctCCTAAATTTAAACATAGATCTTTCATTGactcggaaaacattttccattaactcattttcctaagcaaaCCAAACGCCGGAAaatcaggaaaatgtttttcgcgaaacaaacaAGCCATGACAGAATGGCAATATGTTGCTGTTAAAAGTAGCGTTTATTAAATCATACAGAGATGACCACATGAACAAGGAGAATTGActtgtatagagatgcatttgaAGCCATGCTCTCGTTTGAACTATGAATGTTATGTCTGACAAGTGTACAGCAGTCAAGCATAAAACTCCAGCTAGATATTGTAGGGCTGAGATTCGAGAATGTAAACCACCAGAAGGAAAGTTTCCAGACAATCAACCACTAGAAGCCTCCATTTTGCATTAATGCTCTTAAGAAGTTAAGATAACATATCAAAGCAAAAGTAAATTAGATGAAATGGGCACCACAACCAAGGTAAGAATTCTTGTGGTTTCTATTCCtggaaaagtgaaaacaaagagaatgttagaatatttaaataacaaaccacactttcatctaatagcctgagtttttagaatagttgacaaTAGTTCCACAAATTCTCACAGAGAGAAAAAGCCCATATACTTTTGCGCAAAACTGTATATTCTACAGCAGAGGCCACAATCACCAAGAGTTTAAATGCCACATCATTCACAATTCAGCaatatcaacagaaaatatcaaaacaccATTGAAGTCAGTAAGGGACCTTCAAGCCATCTTAAATGGGTTCTTTAACCGCAACCAATAGTCAACCAAAAAATAGTAGAAATTTCACTCCTTAAGGGTAAAATTATTTATTCTGCTTGGAATAGCCAAAGGGAAAAGCTGCTTTCTACTCACAATATTTTTAGATATGTCATATTTGCTAGATAACCAGGTAGCTCTCCCATGAGATTGCAGCTCCTCAGAATCCTATAAGAAAATAACACCCATATTGTCACATTGCTAAGACGATTTGGCTCTTTTGCATAAAGTAAACTATCTGTGAAGGAGCATCGATCTCACAGTGTTTGAATATCTGTACTGTAAAGTTGTGGAACACGAGACTCGGGTCCATCGAGGTCACTTATTCTCctgcatatcaaaatcaaataggAGCTTTATTTGATCGATAACatcttaaagaaagagagatcagATCGAAATGCCAAAATTCCATACTGACAAGTCGTTCAATTGCTCCAAAAGTGCAATCCCAGAGGGAATCGGCCCTTGCAATCCACTTCCTTGAATAACCCTGATGATACAATTCATAGATGGAATTTTATTGGGGGTATATCTATAAAGACCAACTTAAAAGGGGAAGAAGCATTAAGCCTTACAGTGTTGTAAGTTTTGTCAAGTTCTGAATAAAATCGGGTATCTTTCCCGTGAACTGATTATCACCAAGTCGCCTACAGTGCATTGAACAACATGATTCATATGAAggagaaagaatagaaattgctAAATATTAGCTGAGTTTGTGGATACTGGAAACTAACAGGTCATCCAATCCCGTGAAGTAAACAAATGTTTGAGGCAGCTCCCCCGTGAAATTGTTTGACGTAAGCCTcctgaaacaagaaaaacccaTGACAACACATTGGTTAATAAAACCTGAATGCTGTATCTCTCAACAGATCACTCCAATGGATAAAATTCCCTCGCCATATACAAAATCATCAGCGAATAAAAACTCGATGCCTAACAGAAATTTGCATCAAGAGACTCACAATTGATATAAATCGTACACGTTCCCGAGCTCTGGAGGAAGAGGTCCAGAAAGCCAATTGCTTTCGACGTTTCTGAGCGGAATATGAAAGTTAAAATCTTGAAAcatcaatcaaatttaaaacaGCGAAGAGGCCAAAGGCGAGCGTCGGGATGAGTGGTCACTCACAAATACTGAAGTTTGGATATGTTCCCCAACTCCTTCGGGATTGGACCAGTCAATCGGTTTCCTTGTACAAAACTGCACCCACATAATTGCGTTTCCCCCAATCAAACAATAGAACATACactcgtgagagagagagagagagagcatacaGGAGGCTCAACTTCGTGAAGCCCCATTCTTTAGGAATTGTGCCGTTCAGGTAGTTGCGGGAGACATCACTgtttatagagagagaggatgaagaagaagaagatcgaaaATGAAGAAAGGGGAAATGGAGAAAGAGAGTGCTTACAAGGTCCCGAGGAAAGGCAATCTGAACAATCGAGGCGGAAGGGTGCCGGCAAGAGATTGGTCCTTAAGAATTCTGTTTTCGCAACTACGCGAAGGCTTTATTCTAGCTTTACTTAAAAACTAGGCATCAAAATGATGTTACGAAATGGCTTTATTACATCTATCGATATGTATAAATAAATCTCAATTGATTCTAAATgttaaaattcttcaaaaattgCCTTAAAAAAAGAAGGTTTTGTTTAAAGCAAATGAATATATAAGCCAACGTGAAAAGCATGCATCACTCAAAGTACAGCCCTACCATGCATTAGTATAAATAACAtatgtaataaaaagaaaatagcattAAAATTCTGAAACTACCTTTACGATTAAAGTTGGAGGGAATATAACTCTCATCACTTTGATATTTAATCATGATCTTTGAGTTTGACATTCCCATTAATcactaaaaatataatttatataattaaatgCTAAGCATATAATATGCGATTGTATTGAttaaacttataaaaaatttataatcatACTGTGAATAATTAATATGATGctcataattacttcatgagTAATTTTAATATGATAAGTGATTACGTATTATTGCTacatttcgaccaaaaaatcggctaatgctttttttttttatgaaatactAATATGGTACAAAAAGATTTAGTTCGACAGCTAGTTGactctataaaaagaaaagattggtGTGCAATTGCATGATTAATATTAAAGTCTAGTGAGGAGTCCATGATGGtataattcatgaaattgaGGGAGAAAGAGACATTCCGCTGACATGGAAAATGGTGTTGTGGGCGTCGGTGGAATTCTCAAAGGTGACGGCGTTGGTTGTATAATAGTCTTTGTAGTCACCCCATCCACCCTCCACATCACATGGATCTACATCGAAATCCCAATCCGATTTCCCTAAcatcttttctatttctttcaacGCATCcactaaaagagaaaagagccAATAAGTCAAAAGGAACAATAATGTATCATGCAAAACAAGCACAAAGAATGTCAGATTCGCATGTGCTTGAGGTTGAATATATGTATGAAAAACAagcacaaaaaaaaggaaaaaaaaaaaacttggtgtACATTGGAGCCCAAAAGGTAAAGGAACAATACGATGAAAGCAATAAAAGATCAATGGGTTTATTCTTTTTCACCTTTGTCTTGGGGCAGAAGAGTGGCAACAGCAGCTAAGGTAGTGATGCTGAGAAGGACGAGCATAGAGAAGAGATATCGAGCCGAGAAGAGAATCGTCATCAGTTCAGTCTTGAGCTCAACACACACATAGAGAGAGATCTCTCGTTCTTTAATCGGAATCTGTGAAAACAAAACTTGGCTAAGtgagggagcaagagagagagataattgTTAAGTGAGCGATCTAACTTCATGCATTTATGTACGAAAAAAAGGGAGGGTGGATAAAGACTTTTTGCTCTGATGACCTCAAGTCTTCCTCGAACGTTTGAATATTCATCTAGAATTGAGTGAGTTTTTGTTTAACTATTATTGCATAAGAACTTTCTTGgaccacgagagagagagagagagagagagagagagttttggttcaatttttcttACATAATAGAGAGATAGTATTTTAGCGACccgtttaattatttattgcataaaaaattaatgattaatttgtaacccataaaaaatattagaattaaattacaTGACATATAATCTTAAgagcatttattttattttattccatttttgcaTTGGACCGATGATGAACGTTGATTTTTCTAATATTCAATTATACGACGGGAGATTTTGCATATATCCAGGCAATATACCTTGAGAGACATATTTTAGTAGAAATGAATGTTTCagatgaaatatttaaaaatgataataaaaaatgaatattgtGCATGAGTGCATATATTTCGACAATATATATTCAAGGGGACTATGCataagcaaaattgaaaataaaatattccacGAAGATCAAATTCTTGGCCTATAAACGGAGTCGCGTACGGAGAGTTGAGGGGGGCCTTTCTTCGTTTCTTTTGAGTCAAAGAAAACAGCACAAAAAGAGTTCTTTCCGTCCGGgggctttttctttcttccttcgttcctttgaaaaaaaacagcaatacaagaaaaggaagaaaagcctGCTGACGGAAAAGTCAATGTCAACAACAGCAGCCATGCTTTTGCTGAAGAAAGTACAGGGGacaggagggagagagagacgtgagagGACGTGAGGCagatagaacaaaaaaaatgaagaactgttcatcttcttcgtgagGTCCCGCCGGCGTCCGCTGCTGCCCACCGCGCCTGCACCGGCCACCGCGCCCGCACTGCCTCGCGACGGCCACCGCGCCTCCGCCGCTGCCGctccaccaccgccgctccgccgctacctcgccagccaccgccgATCGTCCCTCGCGACGCCCGCAGCGCGCTCTGTCGAGCTCCGCCGACCGTCCacctcgccgcgccaccgcctCCTAAGCTGCGACGCTGTCTCTGCCCGTCGGTCCGCCCACCGTCCCCGACGCCTTCCCCCGCTCACCCGTCGCTGCGTCGCCGGTCCGCCAGAGCAGCACGCCTCCGTCGCTGTCGCCCTTGCTGCCGCGCCTCCCTCTGCCCGACGCCGCTGCTCGCCGTCGCAACAACCACTAGCAGCTCGAGCCCGCCTAGCTCCGCCAGCTGCCGCCGCCCGTCCGTCTCGCACGCTGCAGCCCCCAGTGACTCCGGCTCCCCCCCTCACCGCGCGTCTGCTGCCCCCTCGCCGAAGCTCCGACCGACGGTGACCCACCACCCTCAGCTACCCGCCACCACAGCGACCCTTCCTCGAGCCACGCCGAGCCTCCATCGTGATCCATGAGCTGCCGTTCGCTAAGTTGCTAAGCCAGATTTGGAAACCAAAACTCGAATTAGGTAAAAATCTtgtattaatatttattttttggtaagttggttttcaaatattttgtttctttatttatttgaaatattcccTGATGCATGATTGAAATATTCCTTTCAGGTAAGGATTTCTTCCATAGTGTTGCTCGGTTTTCATTTGCTGCTATCTGCCATCTCATctagaagaaaaggaacaacATTATATTTCGGGGTGAAGCCTTGGTAATCTCGGCTATCAAAAACCACATCATCAGGGTGGTAAAGACAAAGCTCTCTTGTTTCACAATGTGCCGGACAACGCAAGGAATAGAAGATTCCAAAGATTCTGGGGGTTTGACCCTTCCATCTTCGAGAATGCTTCCTCTTCTTAGTGTTGTCTGCCTTATCTGAGTGTCTCTGCATTTGTTCTGCTCCAACCATTCTCTCGTCCCGCTTGCTGATGCGGTCCTAGAGGGTTGCTGCTTTGGTGTTTTTTTGTCCTACTTGTTGTTGGCGGTTGTGCCTTctcttgttgtttcttttgcatCGGTGCCCTCTCACTCTGACCTTTATGCTCCTTGAGTGATTGTTTGGTCCCGGTCTTTTGTACAGTTTTGGTTCGAGCTTATctattcttacctttaccaaaaaaaaaaaagaaatccccGACGTGATATTCGTAACTCGAGTAGCTTTCTAAATTTTGAAACTTTCCTAATTTCATAACATGCATATGAttgataatttaatttcataCTCGAAATATAACTCGCAATCGTACGAAAAAATCGCTAATCCGATCTCACGTTTGAGATACGattcatgattttatttaaaattggctAATCCAATATCATACACGaaatacgattcgtcaatttatttgtAAAATCAAATTGATATGTATGATATCTTGTATGATTTATTGCCGTGCTATtcttgatgcctttatttgattgctcccataaaagaaaaaaaaacccaaaaaaatatatttgattaaGTTCATGTTGGAAtattaggctgcgtttgtttgcaACTTGTTTctgtttccaagaacaaaaaaacctgcttttttgttctcaggaacaaaggAAAtgtaaacgcgtttgggtgcgtttttgttttaaaattgtttttttgttcgaaacACATccggaatagaaacaagaaaaaaaaaaaaaaaagttgtttcttgtttaaaaCACATTTTAAaaacactttcttttcttctctatttttcttcttcttttcttcttcttcttctttttctttctttttctttggccggtcacccGGCCTCGGCGGCCGGCGCCGTCGTCG
The sequence above is drawn from the Eucalyptus grandis isolate ANBG69807.140 chromosome 11, ASM1654582v1, whole genome shotgun sequence genome and encodes:
- the LOC104427476 gene encoding LOW QUALITY PROTEIN: probable leucine-rich repeat receptor-like serine/threonine-protein kinase At3g14840 (The sequence of the model RefSeq protein was modified relative to this genomic sequence to represent the inferred CDS: deleted 1 base in 1 codon; substituted 1 base at 1 genomic stop codon), which encodes MTILFSARYLFSMLVLLSITTLAAVATLLPQDKVDALKEIEKMLGKSDWDFDVDPCDVEGGWGDYKDYYTTNAVTFENSTDAHNTIFHFLSKARIKPSRSCENRILKDQSLAGTLPPRLFRLPFLGTFDVSRNYLNGTIPKEWGFTKLSLLFVQGNRLTGPIPKELGNISKLQYLNVESNWLSGPLPPELGNVYDLYQLRLTSNNFTGELPQTFVYFTGLDDLRLGDNQFTGKIPDFIQNLTKLTTLVIQGSGLQGPIPSGIALLEQLNDLRISDLDGPESRVPQLYSTDIQTLILRSCNLMGELPGYLANMTYLKILDLSFNKLSGEIPRSYSSLENVEYMYLTGNQLTGEVPDWILVRGKNVDLSYNNFTAGGSECHKRFVNLFASSEVENATSYSATSGLVSCLQSQRCAKSRYNLFINCGGSKAKVRGTTYEDDSQVATPSSFFRSDYWAYSSTSYFANDDIAAVGNEVKNTSTLSMNNAQLYMEARHSTISLTYYGFFLMDGPYNVTLHFAEIMFTGNKSYQSLGRRAFNIYIQGKLVWKDFNIEIEAGGVGKEVMRNFAAIVTKGTLEIRFYWAGKGTAAIPDGGVYGPLISAISVYPGFDPPASISAGTVAGILAAIVFVVFLILVILWWRGCLGCKEKMAQDLKGLALQIGLFTLXQIKAATNNFDAANKIGEGGFGSVYKGFLSDGATIAVKQLSSNSQQGNNEFLTEIGTISALQHPHLVKLYGCCIEGNQLLLVYEYMENNSLARALFGPKEFQLKLDWWTRHKICVGIARGLAYLHEESRLKIVHRDIKATNVLLDKDLNPKISDFGLAKLDEEDKTHISTKIAGTYGYMAPEYAMHGYLTDKADIYSFGVVALEVVNGRSNTSSQRTEECFNLLDWAHFLKEGENLIELVDPRLGSHFNKEEALALIKVALMCTNVTPALRPPMSSVVSMLESKVAVLVLDSTGAIMTQEKIEAMRKHFRGDEHQVVGGDISKSMSIEGPWTGIALFAFDLYPVLLDTDY